The proteins below come from a single Gavia stellata isolate bGavSte3 chromosome 8, bGavSte3.hap2, whole genome shotgun sequence genomic window:
- the CTLA4 gene encoding cytotoxic T-lymphocyte protein 4, with the protein MLSILVTVGFLCTATAIAEVMEVTQPAMVLANRQGVASLVCKYKHIGNAKEIRVTLLKQTGDRFTEICASTYTTEFKMFSVEEVIQCHVSPSRNNVTLTLTGLQANDTGLYVCKMERMYPPPYFMNKGNGTHLYVIDPEPCPDTAIHLWVLGATASGFFLYSIIISAILVGKAIKRRRCLTTGVYVKMPSEKLEKKVIPFHITVD; encoded by the exons ATGCTCTCAATATTGGTCACCGTGGGCTTTCTCTGCACAGCCACTGCCATTGCTGAAG TAATGGAAGTGACTCAACCAGCAATGGTGCTGGCCAACAGGCAAGGAGTTGCCAGCTTGGTGTGTAAATACAAGCACATTGGGAATGCAAAGGAAATTCGAGTGACTCTGCTTAAACAGACGGGTGACCGGTTCACTGAGATTTGTGCTTCAACCTACACAACGGAGTTTAAAATGTTCAGTGTGGAAGAGGTCATTCAGTGCCATGTTAGCCCTAGCCGAAACAATGTGACCCTCACCCTCACTGGCCTGCAAGCTAATGATACTGGTCTTTACGTCTGCAAGATGGAGCGGATGTACCCTCCACCCTATTTTATGAACAAGGGAAATGGGACGCATCTCTATGTCATTG ATCCAGAACCTTGTCCAGACACTGCCATACATCTCTGGGTATTAGGAGCTACTGCCTcaggattttttctttacagtatCATCATCTCAGCCATTCTTGTGGGCAAAGCG ATAAAGAGAAGACGATGTCTCACTACTGGGGTCTATGTGAAAATGCCTTCTGAAAAGCTAGAGAAAAAAGTGATTCCATTCCACATCACTGTTGACTGA